The Candidatus Thermoplasmatota archaeon DNA segment TTGATAAATACCCTATTGGTGTTTTTTTAAAACCTCCGATTATATCAAAAAAACCATCCCCTGCTGATTTAGAAACTAATGTGGGTTTAGAGATTACGTTATCTGTTGAGGTTAATGATCCTAATGGTCGTAGTCTTACTGTGTATTTCTATAATGCTTCTAGTGATGAGCTTATACAACTAAATGCGGTTGATAGAAAGGTGGGGAGCAAAGGTAAGGCATCTTATACTTTTAATCAAGGTTTTGATACAACCGTTGTTTGGTATATAGTGGCTGATAATGGTAAATTACAGAACAAATCAGATGTCTGGATTTTTTCAACAAGAGCCGCCCCACCAGCTAATTTACCTCCTGTTATCAGAATTAATAAAGAATTTGAAGGGGTTATTGGTCAACCTGTTGTTTTAGATGCATCTGATAGCTATGATCCTGATGGTGAGATTATTTTTTATAGGTGGAACTTTGGTGATGGAACAAGTGATATATTGTCTTCTTCGCCATCGCATGTTTACTCAAATCCTGGTGAATACATTGTTACGCTTACTGTAGTGGATGATAACAGAACTTGTACTACAGATACAACCAAGGTTACAGTTTATAGTACTGAACGAAACAAAAAACCTGTTGCTAATGTTGGTGGTCCTTATGAGGGTAAGGTTTCTCATCAGATCTCTTTTGATGGTTCACAAAGCTATGACCCAGATGGTTCTATAGTGAACTACACCTGGGATTTTAAAGATGGAACCTACGGGTATGGTCCTATGCCAAAACATTCTTATTCTTCCCGTGGGGTTTACACTGTTACTTTAACTGTTACAGATAACTTTGGTGAAAAAGATGTTTCTTCTACATCTGTGACAGTTGTTGCTGATACCAGTCAAACACCAGGTTTTGAGTTGTTGATCGCTTTTTTTGCTATAGCTATAGCTTTATTGTTACGGAAAAGATACAGTAGTTAAAAGAGCCGACGGAGGGATTTGGACCCCCGACCTGCTGATTACAAGTCAGCCGCTCAACCGGGCTAAGCTACGTCGGCAAATTTTTTTTTGCTGTAATATCTATACCTATATAAAACTCTCTTGGTGCATACGTCTTTATCTTTCTAACCTCTGTTTTGGTGAGGATAGACTTGTTTCTCTCAGCTATCTTTTTTAAAGTGTTGATTCTCTCCTGTATTTTATCTTCTTTCAAGACATCGTAATAATGGATTATGCATATGTTGTTTGCGATTTTTAATGCGTTGGTAAAAAACTTGTGTGCAGAAAAAGGGAGGTTCATAATGATACGATCTGCTTTTATGTTTAGGATTTTATCTATTTTTTTTGCATCAGCATGGATTATTTCTATTTTGTCGAGGACTTTGTTCTTTTTAATGTTTTGTTTAGCTAGTTCCACTGCTTTTTTGTTTTTGTCAAAAGCGTAGATTATTTCTGGTCTGGCATATTTCGCTATCATTATGGAAAAAGGTCCTACGCCTGCAAACATGTCAACAACTGTTTCTCCTTGTTTTACTTGGTCTGCAATTCTTTTTCTCTCTGTGGCAAGCCTTGGAGAAAAATAGGTGTTTTTGATGTCAACGTTAAAAGTTAAACCATATTCTTTGTGTGTTGTTTTTGTGTTTTTTTCCCCAGCTATAACATCTATTTTTCTTACTCTGTATTCTCCTGTCACTGGTTCTACTCTACATACTGTTTTTATGTTTTTATTTGATTTTAGTATCGCTTGTCCTATTTCCTCTGGTTTTGTGGTAATGTTTTTTGGTAGTTTTATTAAAGCTATGTCTCCTATGATATCGTATGAGTTTGGCAGCTTCTGTTTTGTTTTTTTGTCAACCTGTAGTAATTCTTTGTATGATTTTGGTTTTAGTACCTTTTTTTTGAATTGTTTTTCTGTT contains these protein-coding regions:
- a CDS encoding class I SAM-dependent methyltransferase family protein, with the translated sequence MDSEKNIALSVPLKDAEKIRKHLREKKLLRNDLEIQRDKKFVYLPITKKTEELTTYLTTEKQFKKKVLKPKSYKELLQVDKKTKQKLPNSYDIIGDIALIKLPKNITTKPEEIGQAILKSNKNIKTVCRVEPVTGEYRVRKIDVIAGEKNTKTTHKEYGLTFNVDIKNTYFSPRLATERKRIADQVKQGETVVDMFAGVGPFSIMIAKYARPEIIYAFDKNKKAVELAKQNIKKNKVLDKIEIIHADAKKIDKILNIKADRIIMNLPFSAHKFFTNALKIANNICIIHYYDVLKEDKIQERINTLKKIAERNKSILTKTEVRKIKTYAPREFYIGIDITAKKNLPT